From one Clostridia bacterium genomic stretch:
- the rnhC gene encoding ribonuclease HIII encodes MVYTFLYPRTEAVAKFRSLFVKKAIEWLGEERVGDYGLRLKGTFCGEAFSVVIYFNKKGVSTKLVLEKGGKALKLFLREKLGETGPRLLIPEPHIGVDEAGKGDYFGPLVVAGVFIRPEDVDFLKEIGVADSKKLSDQGVKKIAGELCSYFKDKINLVLINPQKYNELYARINNLNQLLAWGHARVIENLLLRVKCERVIIDQFGKKSFIEAALLKKGRQVKVKQMPRAEEDYAVAAASILARDVFLARLEKLGETYNLKFPKGCGPRIKDVGRSFLAEYGKLELAKVAKLHFRTTQEIVDFL; translated from the coding sequence ATGGTTTATACGTTTTTATATCCGCGTACCGAGGCGGTAGCTAAATTTAGGTCTTTATTTGTTAAAAAAGCAATAGAATGGTTGGGGGAAGAAAGAGTTGGTGATTATGGTTTAAGGTTAAAGGGGACTTTTTGCGGGGAAGCTTTTTCGGTAGTTATTTATTTTAATAAAAAAGGTGTTTCTACAAAACTTGTTCTGGAAAAAGGGGGCAAGGCTTTAAAGTTATTTTTAAGGGAGAAGTTGGGGGAAACTGGACCGCGGCTTTTAATTCCTGAGCCACATATTGGGGTTGATGAGGCAGGAAAAGGAGATTATTTTGGGCCTTTAGTGGTTGCTGGGGTGTTTATTAGACCCGAAGATGTAGATTTTTTAAAAGAAATTGGTGTGGCTGACAGTAAAAAGCTAAGTGATCAGGGGGTAAAAAAAATTGCTGGGGAGCTGTGTTCTTATTTTAAAGACAAAATTAACCTTGTTTTAATTAATCCCCAAAAGTATAATGAGTTGTACGCTCGTATTAATAATTTAAATCAGCTTTTAGCTTGGGGGCATGCTCGGGTAATAGAAAATTTATTATTAAGGGTAAAGTGTGAAAGAGTTATTATTGATCAGTTTGGCAAAAAAAGTTTTATCGAAGCGGCTTTACTAAAAAAAGGGCGACAGGTAAAAGTTAAGCAGATGCCGCGTGCAGAAGAAGATTATGCTGTGGCGGCGGCCTCTATTTTGGCTCGGGATGTTTTTTTGGCTAGGCTCGAAAAGTTAGGTGAAACTTATAATTTAAAGTTTCCTAAAGGTTGTGGTCCCCGGATTAAGGATGTGGGCAGGAGTTTTTTGGCGGAGTATGGTAAGCTAGAATTGGCTAAGGTGGCTAAATTGCATTTTCGGACAACACAAGAAATTGTAGATTTTCTGTAG
- a CDS encoding aconitate hydratase, translating into MAESVTAKILKQHLLAGELFPGREIALQIDQTLTQDTTGTMVYLEFEALGFPRVKTKRSVAYIDHNTLQTDFRNADDHRFIQSAAAKYGLYFSRAGNGICHQVHLERFAVPGQTLLGSDSHTPTAGGMGMLAIGAGGMDVAVAMGGGPYYLTMPEIVNVHLKGELPPWVSAKDIILHLLSRLTVKGGVGKIFEYSGPGVANLSVPERATITNMGAELGATTSLFPSDQVTRQFLKAQGREEDWQEIIADQGAIYAQRIEIDLSTLEPLVACPHSPDNVVVVNELAKTKVDQVCIGSCTNSSYVDLVKVATILRGKKIPAGVSLVIAPGSRQVLSMLAAQGGLADLIDAGARILECACGPCIGMGQAPATDAVSLRTFNRNFYGRSGTTSAQVYLCSPEVAAIAALNGEITDPRLYEPPKVTLPEIFPVNDNLIVPPLPAGEKQKLCKGPNIKTFPVNESLPELLKGEVLLVMEDNLTTDHIMPSPANLLPLRSNIPALAEYCLTPVDEALPQRAKTKGGGFLVAGENYGQGSSREHAALVPLYLGIKGVLALSFARIHQANLLNSGILPLTFSKREDYLRLKQGDELVLTDLSQQILSGEIIKVNNKTGNYFFEVKLLLSPRQKKILLAGGLLPYTRKQAGSKD; encoded by the coding sequence TTGGCAGAAAGTGTAACCGCAAAGATTTTAAAGCAACATTTATTAGCAGGGGAATTGTTCCCGGGACGGGAAATTGCTTTACAGATTGATCAGACATTAACACAGGATACTACGGGTACTATGGTCTATTTAGAATTTGAGGCCCTTGGTTTTCCGCGTGTAAAAACAAAACGGTCTGTCGCCTATATTGATCATAATACATTACAGACAGATTTTCGTAATGCTGATGATCATCGCTTTATTCAATCGGCTGCAGCGAAATATGGGCTTTATTTTTCGCGAGCAGGTAATGGGATTTGTCATCAAGTTCATTTAGAGCGTTTCGCTGTACCTGGTCAAACCTTGTTGGGTTCAGATAGTCATACACCTACAGCTGGTGGTATGGGTATGTTAGCCATAGGAGCCGGTGGAATGGATGTAGCGGTGGCTATGGGGGGCGGCCCCTATTATTTAACCATGCCGGAAATTGTTAATGTGCACTTAAAGGGGGAACTTCCCCCTTGGGTAAGTGCTAAAGATATTATTCTTCATTTGTTATCACGGCTGACGGTTAAAGGTGGAGTTGGTAAAATATTTGAATATTCTGGTCCCGGAGTTGCCAATTTAAGTGTACCAGAACGGGCTACTATTACGAATATGGGGGCTGAATTAGGAGCAACGACATCTCTTTTTCCTAGTGACCAAGTCACTCGTCAGTTTTTAAAGGCACAGGGTCGTGAGGAGGATTGGCAGGAAATAATTGCTGATCAAGGGGCTATTTATGCCCAAAGAATTGAAATCGATTTATCTACATTGGAGCCCTTGGTTGCTTGTCCTCATAGCCCGGATAATGTAGTGGTGGTTAATGAATTAGCTAAGACAAAGGTAGATCAGGTTTGTATTGGTAGTTGTACGAATTCTTCATATGTGGATTTAGTTAAAGTAGCCACTATTTTGCGGGGTAAAAAAATACCGGCGGGGGTAAGTCTGGTGATTGCCCCTGGTTCACGACAAGTATTAAGTATGTTAGCTGCCCAAGGTGGTTTGGCAGATTTAATTGATGCTGGTGCTCGGATTTTAGAATGTGCTTGTGGACCTTGTATTGGTATGGGACAGGCACCGGCAACTGATGCAGTTTCTTTGCGTACTTTTAACCGTAATTTTTATGGCCGCAGTGGGACTACCTCTGCTCAGGTTTATCTATGTAGTCCAGAGGTGGCGGCAATAGCTGCTTTAAATGGTGAAATAACCGATCCACGGCTTTATGAACCACCAAAAGTAACTTTGCCGGAAATTTTTCCTGTAAATGATAATTTAATTGTGCCTCCTTTGCCAGCAGGGGAGAAGCAAAAGTTATGTAAAGGTCCTAATATTAAAACCTTTCCGGTAAATGAGAGTTTGCCGGAGCTTTTAAAAGGTGAAGTGCTTTTGGTAATGGAAGATAATTTGACTACAGATCATATTATGCCTTCACCGGCTAATTTATTGCCTTTGCGTTCTAATATTCCGGCTTTGGCGGAATATTGTTTAACTCCTGTTGATGAGGCTTTGCCGCAGCGGGCGAAAACTAAAGGTGGTGGGTTTTTGGTAGCTGGTGAGAATTATGGACAGGGTTCTAGCCGGGAACATGCCGCTTTAGTGCCTTTATATTTGGGAATTAAAGGTGTGCTGGCACTTTCTTTTGCTCGAATTCATCAGGCTAATTTGCTTAATTCCGGTATTTTACCTTTGACCTTTAGCAAACGAGAGGACTATTTGCGTTTAAAACAGGGTGATGAGTTAGTTTTGACAGATTTATCACAACAAATTTTAAGTGGGGAAATAATTAAGGTTAATAATAAGACAGGTAATTATTTCTTTGAAGTAAAATTGTTACTTTCACCACGTCAGAAAAAAATTCTTTTGGCAGGTGGTTTACTGCCTTATACCAGAAAACAAGCAGGGAGCAAAGATTAA
- a CDS encoding NADP-dependent isocitrate dehydrogenase, whose product MSLRIKMKQPLVELDGDEMTRVLWQMIKDILLKPYVDLKTVYYDLGLKNRDKTADEVTKEAAQAIKKYGVGVKCATITPNAARVEEYGLREMYKSPNGTIRAILDGTVFRRPIVVKNLKPLVKTWKKPITIARHAYGDLYKAVEMRITKPGTVELVYTPENGLTRRKVIHEFTSTGVVLGMHNLDDSLANFARACFRYALDQNQDLWFATKDTISKQYDHRFKDVFAEIFDTEFAADFKARGLTYFYTLIDDAVARLVRSEGGFVLACKNYDGDVLSDLIAAAFGSLAMMTSVLVSPHGEYLFEAAHGTVQRHYYRHLAGESTSTNSLATLFAWSGALAKRGELDQLPALVHFASLLEQAAVETIEAGYLTKDLASQVEPPLREVLNTVEFLEKVKERMEN is encoded by the coding sequence ATGAGTTTACGTATTAAAATGAAACAGCCTTTGGTAGAATTAGATGGTGATGAAATGACGCGTGTTCTTTGGCAGATGATCAAAGACATACTTTTGAAACCATATGTGGATTTAAAAACTGTATATTATGATTTAGGTTTGAAAAATAGGGATAAAACCGCTGATGAAGTAACTAAGGAGGCCGCACAGGCCATTAAAAAATATGGGGTGGGAGTAAAATGTGCTACGATTACCCCTAATGCGGCCCGAGTAGAAGAATATGGTCTGCGTGAAATGTATAAAAGCCCTAATGGTACCATCAGAGCTATTCTGGATGGTACTGTTTTTCGGCGGCCCATCGTGGTAAAAAATCTTAAACCTTTGGTAAAAACTTGGAAAAAACCAATTACTATTGCACGACATGCTTATGGTGATCTTTATAAAGCTGTGGAAATGCGGATAACCAAACCGGGTACAGTGGAATTAGTCTATACTCCGGAAAACGGACTAACACGTCGAAAAGTGATACATGAATTTACTTCTACTGGTGTAGTTTTGGGTATGCATAATCTTGATGATTCACTGGCCAATTTTGCCCGGGCTTGTTTTCGTTATGCCTTGGATCAAAATCAGGATTTGTGGTTTGCGACTAAAGATACCATTTCTAAACAATATGATCATCGTTTTAAAGATGTTTTTGCTGAGATTTTTGATACTGAATTTGCGGCTGATTTTAAAGCTCGAGGACTTACCTATTTTTATACTTTAATTGATGATGCTGTGGCCCGTTTGGTGCGTTCAGAAGGGGGCTTTGTTTTGGCTTGTAAAAATTATGATGGGGATGTCCTTTCTGATTTGATAGCTGCAGCTTTTGGTAGTTTAGCCATGATGACTTCTGTCTTGGTTTCCCCACATGGTGAATATTTATTTGAGGCAGCTCATGGAACAGTACAGCGTCATTACTACCGTCATTTGGCTGGTGAAAGTACTTCTACTAATTCTTTGGCTACACTCTTTGCCTGGAGTGGTGCTTTGGCCAAACGCGGTGAACTAGATCAATTGCCGGCTTTAGTTCATTTTGCCTCTTTATTGGAACAAGCGGCTGTGGAAACAATTGAGGCTGGTTATTTAACTAAGGATTTAGCTTCGCAGGTTGAACCACCACTAAGGGAAGTTTTAAATACAGTAGAATTTTTGGAAAAGGTAAAAGAGCGAATGGAAAATTGA
- the nifV gene encoding homocitrate synthase, which produces MVAAEFEGRKIHIVDTTLRDGEQTAGVVFANREKITIAKMLDEVGVDQIEAGIPVMGGDEKETLKAIVNLGLNASIMAWNRAVVNDIKHSIECGVDAVAISISSSDIHIEHKLRTSREDVLEKIARAVDFAKQHDLYVSANAEDASRADEEFLVKFVQTAKEAGADRLRYCDTVGILDPLTAYEKIKRLLNEVEIEIELHMHNDFGLATANTLAGIKAGANYAGVTVNGLGERAGNAALEEVAMALKHLLKCEMTMNTKGFLELSHYVADASDRPLPISKPIVGQNMFAHESGIHADGAIKNPLTYEAFDPQEIGLVRQIIVGKHSGTSTLQKKFQEFNINLSKEMGNKLLERVRKSSVELKRSLFDKELVQLFQELSSED; this is translated from the coding sequence ATGGTCGCAGCAGAATTTGAAGGTAGAAAAATTCATATTGTAGATACTACTCTACGTGATGGGGAACAAACTGCAGGTGTTGTTTTTGCCAATCGGGAAAAAATAACAATTGCTAAAATGCTTGATGAAGTGGGTGTAGACCAAATTGAAGCTGGCATTCCGGTAATGGGTGGGGATGAAAAAGAAACTTTAAAAGCCATAGTTAATCTAGGACTTAATGCTAGTATTATGGCCTGGAACCGGGCGGTAGTAAATGATATTAAACATTCTATTGAATGTGGTGTGGATGCAGTAGCAATTTCGATTTCCTCCTCAGATATTCATATTGAACATAAGTTAAGAACCAGTCGGGAAGATGTTTTGGAGAAAATAGCGAGGGCAGTTGATTTTGCTAAACAGCATGATTTATATGTTTCCGCAAATGCTGAAGATGCCTCGCGAGCAGATGAAGAGTTTTTGGTGAAATTCGTGCAAACTGCCAAAGAGGCGGGTGCTGATCGTTTGCGTTATTGTGATACAGTAGGTATTTTGGATCCGTTAACTGCTTATGAAAAAATTAAGCGTTTGTTAAATGAGGTAGAAATAGAAATTGAATTGCACATGCATAATGATTTTGGTTTGGCTACGGCGAATACATTAGCAGGAATTAAAGCTGGGGCTAATTATGCTGGTGTAACAGTCAATGGTTTGGGAGAAAGAGCCGGGAATGCTGCTTTGGAAGAAGTGGCTATGGCCCTGAAACATTTACTTAAATGTGAAATGACTATGAATACTAAAGGTTTTTTGGAATTATCTCATTATGTAGCTGATGCTTCTGACAGACCACTACCTATTTCCAAGCCAATTGTAGGGCAAAATATGTTTGCTCATGAATCCGGTATTCATGCTGATGGGGCAATTAAAAACCCGCTTACCTATGAAGCGTTTGATCCTCAAGAAATTGGTTTGGTCAGACAAATTATTGTAGGTAAACATTCGGGAACATCAACTTTACAGAAAAAATTTCAGGAGTTTAATATCAATTTGTCTAAAGAAATGGGTAATAAATTATTGGAACGGGTTAGAAAATCTTCTGTGGAATTAAAGAGATCTTTGTTTGATAAAGAATTGGTGCAGCTCTTTCAGGAGCTTAGTTCAGAAGATTAA
- a CDS encoding F420-0--gamma-glutamyl ligase, with protein MVRTVGTVARGIRLPIIKAGDDLVKMVIRAIILSAKTEGYLLRDQDVIGVTESAVARAQGNYVSIDEVAVDVSRKIKGTEELGILFPILSRNRFSQILKSIARSAKKIYLQLAYPADEVGNHLMCLEKMYELGLNPYLDVLSEARYRELFGQAVKHPFTGIDYVQMYRELVAGEGAEIEVFLANDPRFILQKTKNVLVANVHNRQRHKRVLKQFDPQIVLGLDDLCTTPLKNGSGYNPEYGLLGSNRATKTKIKLFPREGEKFVQAVQEGLQRETGKQIEVLIYGDGAFKDPVGGIWELADPVVAPAYTKGLRGLPNEIKLKYLADNQLQDLNEEACQKAIKEYIREKKVDLVGEAVSQGTTPRQLTDLLGSLCDLISGSGDKGTPVVLIQGYFDNYATE; from the coding sequence ATGGTCAGAACTGTCGGAACAGTGGCTCGGGGTATCAGACTGCCGATTATTAAAGCTGGTGATGATTTGGTGAAAATGGTTATTCGGGCAATAATCCTTTCAGCAAAAACCGAAGGTTATTTATTGCGTGATCAGGATGTGATTGGAGTTACCGAATCGGCGGTTGCCAGGGCACAGGGGAATTATGTTTCCATTGATGAGGTGGCTGTAGATGTTTCCCGTAAAATTAAGGGAACAGAGGAATTAGGGATTCTCTTTCCGATTTTAAGCCGCAACCGATTTTCGCAAATTTTAAAAAGTATAGCCCGTTCCGCAAAAAAAATATATTTACAATTAGCCTATCCTGCTGATGAAGTAGGTAATCATTTAATGTGTTTAGAAAAAATGTATGAATTAGGTCTTAACCCATATTTGGATGTTTTAAGTGAGGCCCGCTACCGTGAATTGTTTGGTCAGGCGGTAAAACATCCTTTTACGGGTATTGATTATGTGCAAATGTATCGTGAGTTAGTAGCTGGGGAAGGGGCGGAAATTGAAGTATTTTTGGCTAATGATCCCCGCTTTATCCTGCAAAAAACTAAAAATGTCTTAGTAGCTAATGTGCATAATCGTCAAAGACATAAACGTGTTTTAAAACAGTTTGATCCTCAAATAGTTTTGGGTTTGGATGATCTTTGTACTACACCCCTAAAAAATGGTAGTGGCTATAATCCGGAATATGGTTTATTGGGTTCCAATAGAGCCACAAAAACAAAAATTAAACTTTTTCCTCGTGAAGGTGAAAAGTTTGTACAGGCTGTACAAGAGGGTTTACAAAGGGAAACTGGTAAACAGATTGAAGTTTTAATCTATGGTGATGGGGCTTTTAAGGATCCGGTAGGCGGAATTTGGGAATTGGCAGATCCGGTGGTTGCCCCGGCTTATACTAAAGGGTTGCGGGGTTTGCCCAATGAAATTAAATTAAAGTATTTGGCTGATAATCAATTACAGGATTTAAATGAAGAGGCCTGTCAAAAGGCAATTAAAGAATATATTCGTGAAAAAAAAGTTGATTTAGTAGGTGAAGCTGTTTCTCAAGGTACGACACCGCGGCAATTGACGGATTTATTAGGCAGTTTGTGTGATCTAATTAGTGGGAGTGGTGATAAAGGTACACCTGTAGTATTAATTCAAGGCTATTTTGATAATTATGCCACAGAGTAA